Below is a window of Paenibacillus antri DNA.
GATCAAAGGGTAAACACATAGAGCTCGCCGTTCCGGGGGTAGGCGAAGCGCGGACCTTGAAAGCCGCGCTTCGCCAGCTCCTTTTTCATTCGGAGCATCAACGCGCCGTGACTGACGATCAGCACGCTCCGCTCGGGACGGTTCGCCACCTCGTCCAGAACGGTCTGTACGCGGCGTTCGGCGGACGCCATCTCCTCCCTTGCGGCGCTGTCGAGCTTCCACGTCAGCCGAGCCCAGACCGCCCACCACAAGAAAGGCAGCCGCAGCCGCTGGCCCGATATGGCCGGCAGCGCAATTTCCCGCAGCTCGGCGCGCGTCTCGATGCGCTCCGGCGCCGGGAAGAGCAGCTCCGCCGTGCGGACCGCCCGCGGCTGGTCGCTCGAGACGCACCGCTCCCACGCGATGCCGCCGAGCTCCGTCCGTCCCGGAACGATCGGCGCCTCGTCGTACGCGGCGAACCAAGCCGCCGCTTCGTCGCCGGACACGAGCCGCTTGCTAGGGTATGGCAGATCGACGGGGTAATGCCGCACCAGCCCGACGATCACGAGTAAAGGTCCTCCGTCGGCAGGATGCCGAGCTGCTTCGCCTTCTTAATGACCTCTACGCGGGAAGTCGCGTGCAGCTTCTGGAACAGCTCGGTCAAGCTGTACTCGAGCGACCGCTGGCTGATCATGAGCGTCTTCGATATTTCCTTGTTGCTCTTCCCCTTCGCCAGCTCGCGGAGCAGCTTATCCTCCTCTTGGGTAATCGTCGTCTCCTCGCGCCCCGGCTCGCTCGATACGACGATTTCCTGCCGGCGCAGCTGCTTGAGCAATGCCATCGGCACGATCGCTTCCTTCCGCGCGGCGCACCGTATGGCCTGAATAAGCTGCTCCCGCGTCGACGTCTTCGCAATGAAGCCGGAGACGCCCGATTCCATCAACAGATTGAAGTGCGGCGCGATTTCGAAGCCCGAATATATGAGAATGACGGCGTCCGGCACGTACTCGAGCAGCTTGCGCGTCAGATCGGCTCCATTCATATTCGGCATGTACAAGTCGAGCAGCATCACGTCGAATTTCTTTAACCGGACCAGATCGGGCACGCAGTAGACGTCCGTCTCGATCGTAACGTTCATGTCCGGCTCGGATTCGATCAGCATCTTCGTCCCCTCGACCACCGAACGATGATCGTCCACCAACAAGATTTCCATAGCTCTAACCCCTTCGTGCGTTTATGATTTCGGAAACCGGATATCGACGTGGAACCCTTCCCGCGGGGCGGACCGGAACGCGACCCGGCCCCCGAGGCTCAGCACCCGCTTTTCGATGCCGGCAAGGCCCATATGCTGGAACGAATCCTCGTACGACGTCCATTCCATGCCCACGCCGTCGTCCGCGTACGCGAAGACCAGCCCGTCTTCCCCTTCCGTCAACGAGATGCCGATCTTCGTCGCTCGGGAGTGCTTGTTCGCGTTGTTCAGCAGCTCCTGCACGATGCGATAGACGCCCAGAATGTGCTCTTCCCCGTAGCTTACCGCGGACGCTTCGGCCGCCGTAAATTCGATTTCGTAATTCGCGAACATGCGCGTATATTCGAAGAGGCTCTTCAGCGATTCGACCAACCCCATTTTCAATAGAAAAGGAGGCCGCAATTCGTTGCACGTAATCCGAATCTGGTGAATGGCGTCCAGCAGCCCTTCCTCGATGCGCATCAACTCCCGCATCGCCTCCGGCTCGAACGTTCGGAGCGACCGGAGCGACTCGAGCTTGCGGTACCAGATGATTAAATCCTGCAGTACCGAATCGTGCAGATCGCTGGACAACGTGGCCCGTTCTTTCTCCGACAGCTTGAACAACAGCCGCAGCATCCATCGGGGCGCCTCGCGATCCAGCGCCAGCTCTTCCATCCGCTTCATGAGATCCTCGATCAAGTGCAGGTTGTCATACAGAATCGTAACGTAGCGGACGGCCGTCTCCAACCACTCCCGCTCGATCGGCAGCAGCTCGTGACCGAGACCGATGCGGAGGTAAACCGGATGGCGCTTCTCGCCGATTCGAATCCAGACGTCTTCCGACGTCGTGCGGGAAGCTTCCTCCCCGCTCGGAACTTCCTCGATCGTCGCGCGAGCCGCGTTCAGCACGTCGCGGACCTCATCGATCAGCCGCCGTTCCAAGTCGGACACCTTCATGACGTTCGCGAGATCGTTGGAGAAGCGGTTCAGGCTTTGTTGAAGCGCCTTGTATCGTTTCTCGCTTTCGACGAGCTCGCGCTCCTCCCGCTTCCGCTTGGTGATGTCCTTCGCGATGCCGTGGATGCCGTTCAGGCTTCCGTGGAGGAGGATCGGCACGAACGTGATCTGAACGATCCGCTGCCCGTCCTTCCCCGGAGCCAACCGGCACTCGATGTCTCTCGGCCGCCCTTCTTGCCTGACGCGCTGAAGCGCGTCGTAGACGTCCGCATGGTCCTCGTCGTAGACGACGCCGAGGAAACAGCGGTTCGCGAGACGAGATTTCTCGATTCCGGTAATCGCCTCGAACGCCGGATTGGCGTTCACGAGATAATAGCCGTCGAGCTCGATGGAGAAGACGCCGTCGAGATTGTTTTCGAACAACGACTTGTATCGCTGCCTGCTCTCTTCGAGCGCAAGCTCGGACCGCTTCTGCTCCGTAATGTCCACCACGATGCTGTCCAGCCGCACCGTCTCGCCATGCCGATCCAGCACCGGCGTTACGATCATGCGCGCCCACCGCGTCTCGCCTTCCACATGAATGAACCGAATCGGAATGTCGGCGGGGATCCCCCGATCCAGCTTCGGCTTCAACACGCGAATCATGTGCTCGTTGTCGTCGGGATGAATATGATCGTGCATCCGCATGGGCCGGTTCATGACTTCTTCCCTCGGCAGTCCGCACAGCTTCTCCATGCTCTTGGACATGAACGTATGTCTCGTGAAGTCGCGGTCCGTCGACCAGACGCCGGCGCCGACGTTTTCCAAAATGTTGTCCAGCTGCCGCTCGGCTTCCTTCCGTTCCGACACGTCCCGCACGACCGCGACGACGTACCGGACTTCGCCCTCCCGATCGAGCACCGGCTTAACGCGGGCTTCCGCATAGACGATGCCGCCGTTGGCGCGCATGACGCGATACTCCGTCTCGGCCTCCGTCTTCGACTCCAACACGCTGCGGAAGACGCCGTTCACCTGCTCCCGATCGTCCTTGTGAATGATGTCGAACGCGCCGATCCCTTCGTATTGCTCGATGTTATACCCGCTGAGCGTCTCGAACGACGGGGAGACGTAACGGACGTACGCCTCTCGGTCGACGAGCACGATCGTATCCGACGTATGCTCCGCGACGATGCGGTACACCTCCGCTCGCGGGTCCGCCTCCGGCTTCGCGTACACCGCGTAAGCGATCGTTCGGCCGTCGTCCCGAGCGACGGGCACGCGATTCCTTGCCGCGGCGAGCCGCCCGGACTGCGCCGCGAGCTCTTCGTACGCCGGGTTCCCCCAAAGCACGCGTCCTTCTAAGTCTTCTATGTAAACCGGCTCCGGCACATGCGTCAACCATTGCCGGGCGCCTCGCAAGACATCCTCGTAGATTGCCGTCATTGTTCTTCTCCTCGTCCTCTCTCCGCCATAGCTTCATTATATAAGAAAGCGCCTCCGCTTACCGCGCAAAAAAACGGGGCATCTCCGCAATTTATTAACGCGAAAAATTCCTCCCCGCTTACCGACCGGTCGCCGTTGCCGACACGCTTCCGAATAGGGAATATGAATTTTCTCTATTTCGCTCGAAAGCGCCGCTTCTGACCGTTACTGCCGCGAATAAGGAACTTTCCTGTTCCCTAACGTAAAGAAGACCCTATTCCGCCCGAAGGCAGCCAGGGTCTTCCATAATTCCGCAACTCAATCGTCCCAGCTCAGCAGCGACGCCAAAGCTCGTCGCGCCTGCTCCGCGGAGCTCCGGTGCTCGTCGTCTCCGGCCGAGGAGCAGCTTCCCGCCGCCGAGACGCGGTACGCGTTCGTCCGCCCCGCCTCGTCGACGACGACGGCATGGTTCTCGTCCCGTTCGATGTCCGAGCCCTTCAAATAGAATGTACACGGGATGCGGCCTTCGGCGTAAACGAAAGCGTCGCACGGCCACAGCCGTTCTTCCCCCGATGCGACGTGCCTCGCGAGCACTCCGTCGACTCGCTCGCGGCCTTGAACGCCGGCGATGTCCCATAGGGCTGGATCGAGCCGTTCGACCGACACGCCGCGCTCCTTCAGCCGCCGCTCCGCGCCGTCGACGACGCGGCCTCGGCCGGCAAGGAGCACGCGCCTGCCAGGGACGTACCCCCGGTCCAGCAAGCCCACGCTCATCGTGGGCGTCATTACCCCGGCCGGTCGGCTCCCCGGAATGCGCCGGGCTTCGCGCGGCTTCTCGAACGCTCCCGAGCAGAGCAGCACCCGCTCCGCCTCTACGTCCTCATGACCCGCGGGGCCCTGCAAGCCGATGAGATGCGTCCCCCGGTCTTCGTCGAAGAACAGGCTCGTCGCCGCGGCGCGAAACCGGAACTCGTAGGGCAGCTCCGCCGCCCGCCGCATCAGCTCCGCTTCTTCGGCGAAGCTCGGCCCCGCGAACAAGCCTCGCAGCAAGCCGCCCATGCGATCCTCGTATTCGGTCGCCAACACCCGCTCGAGCCCGCTCGCCTTCGCAAGAAGCGCCGCGGCCGCTCCGGAGATGCCGGCCCCGACAATCGCGAGCTCAACCTTCATGGAGCGTCCCTCCTTCGGAACCGCAATCGAACGCCAGGTAGGAGCCCTGCAGCCCCTTGAGCGGCGGCTGCCCGGCGCGGACGGCCGTATGTTCCGCGACGAGGTCCATAATTTTCGGAATGCAGCCGTTGCCTTGGCATTCGCCGAGCAGCGCCCCCGTGCGGCGCTTCACGGCGTCTATGGTAGCCGCGGCGACCGGACGGCAGAGCGCGTTCGCGATCTCGCCTCGCGTGATCGAGCGGCACAGGCAGACGATCTCTCCCGCCTCCGTCGTATTGTCCTCGCCGAACAGCTCCGGCATGTCCGTCCGAAGCTCCGCCTCCGGCTTCGACTCGAGCGCTAGGCCCGCCCGCTCGAGCTGCGCGGACACCAACTCCGCGATGCCCGGGGAGGCGGATACGCCCGTAGAACGAATGCCCGCCGCATGCACCAGACGGGCGTCGACCGCCGACGGGCGAATGACGAAGTCTCCTTCGCTGCAGACGGCGCGAACGCCGGCGAATTGGCGTACGCTGGCGTAGCTTCGAGCCGACGGAACGAGCTTCTCGCAGCCGGCGAGGACGGCTTCCATGCCTTCCGCCGTCGTGGAGCGATCCCACTTCTCCTCCTGGTCTTCCGCGGTCGGTCCAAGCAGGTAGCCCCCGAATACGACGGGCGACAGCAAGATGCCCTTCGACGTCTTCGTCGGCACCGGCAAAACGATCTGGCTGACCGGCACCGCCTCTTCCGTTAATACGAATTGCCCCTTCCGCGGCGTTAAGGCGAAGCTGTCGTCGCCGATCATCCCTGCGATCTCGTCGGCCCATAAGCCGGCTGCGTTCACCGCGTAGCGGGTCGCGACCTCGCGGCCGTTCTCCAGCGCGATAAGCAGCGCATCGTCGTTCGCTTCGATTCGTGCCACCCCCGAACCGAGCGACACCTCGGCGCCGTTCATCGCGGCGATCTCGGCGAACGACCGAGTCGCCCCAAACGGATCGATCAGCGCTTCCCCCGGGATCGACAACCCCCCGATCGCGCGCGGCGTAACGGCAGGGTTCCGCTCCAGCAGCTCCTCTCGACCGATCCACTCGCAAGCGACGCCGTTCGCCGCCGCCGACGGCAAATACGTCTCCTCGATGATACTCCGCTCCTCGTCGGAGACGGCGACCATGACGGCTCCGCATTCGACGTATGGAATCTTGAGACGTTCGATCAGCTTCGGCCACAGGCCGCGCGACAGTCGCAGACATTCGGCCTCCACCGTACCCGGCTTGGCGTCGAAGCCGGTATGCACGATGCCGCTGTTCGCCTTGCTCGCGCCTTCGCAGACGTCCGGCTGCTTCTCGATCAGCAGCAGCTTCAGCCGGTATTCGGACAGCTTGCGCAGGATGGAGGCTCCCACGATGCCGCCGCCGATCACGACTACGTCGTAAACGTCGTCTCTCATATGCATCTCTCCCCCTCCCGATG
It encodes the following:
- a CDS encoding histidine phosphatase family protein, with protein sequence MIVGLVRHYPVDLPYPSKRLVSGDEAAAWFAAYDEAPIVPGRTELGGIAWERCVSSDQPRAVRTAELLFPAPERIETRAELREIALPAISGQRLRLPFLWWAVWARLTWKLDSAAREEMASAERRVQTVLDEVANRPERSVLIVSHGALMLRMKKELAKRGFQGPRFAYPRNGELYVFTL
- a CDS encoding NAD(P)/FAD-dependent oxidoreductase, giving the protein MRDDVYDVVVIGGGIVGASILRKLSEYRLKLLLIEKQPDVCEGASKANSGIVHTGFDAKPGTVEAECLRLSRGLWPKLIERLKIPYVECGAVMVAVSDEERSIIEETYLPSAAANGVACEWIGREELLERNPAVTPRAIGGLSIPGEALIDPFGATRSFAEIAAMNGAEVSLGSGVARIEANDDALLIALENGREVATRYAVNAAGLWADEIAGMIGDDSFALTPRKGQFVLTEEAVPVSQIVLPVPTKTSKGILLSPVVFGGYLLGPTAEDQEEKWDRSTTAEGMEAVLAGCEKLVPSARSYASVRQFAGVRAVCSEGDFVIRPSAVDARLVHAAGIRSTGVSASPGIAELVSAQLERAGLALESKPEAELRTDMPELFGEDNTTEAGEIVCLCRSITRGEIANALCRPVAAATIDAVKRRTGALLGECQGNGCIPKIMDLVAEHTAVRAGQPPLKGLQGSYLAFDCGSEGGTLHEG
- a CDS encoding FAD-dependent oxidoreductase; amino-acid sequence: MKVELAIVGAGISGAAAALLAKASGLERVLATEYEDRMGGLLRGLFAGPSFAEEAELMRRAAELPYEFRFRAAATSLFFDEDRGTHLIGLQGPAGHEDVEAERVLLCSGAFEKPREARRIPGSRPAGVMTPTMSVGLLDRGYVPGRRVLLAGRGRVVDGAERRLKERGVSVERLDPALWDIAGVQGRERVDGVLARHVASGEERLWPCDAFVYAEGRIPCTFYLKGSDIERDENHAVVVDEAGRTNAYRVSAAGSCSSAGDDEHRSSAEQARRALASLLSWDD
- a CDS encoding response regulator transcription factor; this translates as MEILLVDDHRSVVEGTKMLIESEPDMNVTIETDVYCVPDLVRLKKFDVMLLDLYMPNMNGADLTRKLLEYVPDAVILIYSGFEIAPHFNLLMESGVSGFIAKTSTREQLIQAIRCAARKEAIVPMALLKQLRRQEIVVSSEPGREETTITQEEDKLLRELAKGKSNKEISKTLMISQRSLEYSLTELFQKLHATSRVEVIKKAKQLGILPTEDLYS
- a CDS encoding sensor histidine kinase, yielding MTAIYEDVLRGARQWLTHVPEPVYIEDLEGRVLWGNPAYEELAAQSGRLAAARNRVPVARDDGRTIAYAVYAKPEADPRAEVYRIVAEHTSDTIVLVDREAYVRYVSPSFETLSGYNIEQYEGIGAFDIIHKDDREQVNGVFRSVLESKTEAETEYRVMRANGGIVYAEARVKPVLDREGEVRYVVAVVRDVSERKEAERQLDNILENVGAGVWSTDRDFTRHTFMSKSMEKLCGLPREEVMNRPMRMHDHIHPDDNEHMIRVLKPKLDRGIPADIPIRFIHVEGETRWARMIVTPVLDRHGETVRLDSIVVDITEQKRSELALEESRQRYKSLFENNLDGVFSIELDGYYLVNANPAFEAITGIEKSRLANRCFLGVVYDEDHADVYDALQRVRQEGRPRDIECRLAPGKDGQRIVQITFVPILLHGSLNGIHGIAKDITKRKREERELVESEKRYKALQQSLNRFSNDLANVMKVSDLERRLIDEVRDVLNAARATIEEVPSGEEASRTTSEDVWIRIGEKRHPVYLRIGLGHELLPIEREWLETAVRYVTILYDNLHLIEDLMKRMEELALDREAPRWMLRLLFKLSEKERATLSSDLHDSVLQDLIIWYRKLESLRSLRTFEPEAMRELMRIEEGLLDAIHQIRITCNELRPPFLLKMGLVESLKSLFEYTRMFANYEIEFTAAEASAVSYGEEHILGVYRIVQELLNNANKHSRATKIGISLTEGEDGLVFAYADDGVGMEWTSYEDSFQHMGLAGIEKRVLSLGGRVAFRSAPREGFHVDIRFPKS